Proteins from a genomic interval of Candidatus Methanoperedens sp.:
- a CDS encoding cupin domain-containing protein, producing MVEPITLTDFIEYSKGSVVSKTLKQNPAGTITLFAFDAGQGLSEHSAPFDAVVQVIEGDGFFKIGSEEHNLKAGQMIIMPANVPHAVRGERKFKMLLTMLRS from the coding sequence ATGGTTGAGCCCATCACTTTAACAGATTTCATTGAATACAGCAAAGGTTCGGTAGTAAGCAAGACCCTGAAACAGAACCCTGCAGGCACTATAACCTTGTTTGCCTTCGATGCCGGACAGGGATTAAGCGAGCATTCAGCGCCTTTTGATGCCGTTGTCCAGGTAATAGAAGGCGACGGATTTTTCAAAATCGGTTCTGAAGAACATAACCTGAAAGCAGGGCAGATGATAATTATGCCGGCGAATGTTCCTCATGCCGTAAGAGGTGAACGAAAGTTCAAAATGCTGCTGACAATGCTGAGGTCATGA
- a CDS encoding class I SAM-dependent DNA methyltransferase — translation MAKVEFKVPTWVEKRYSLLWDSFSDSEFNIEQAAKILEEKNKDRREEIPVYLSEIRKAGWLNDEPDPNDARKRIYKLKSKEKIIGEIFAITNNKLDRGEVERLLKKAADLIRTRVDYKFILILLFLKRFSDKWELEFEKAYREAIEDGLSEDEAKEEAKNSAYHDFDFPPEFLWDNIRKDVSTLPEKLSHALKTLAERNPHLKDVLDNVDFIQFTTSRENAEILRQLVELFSIQKLHHVSPDILGDAYEWILRYFAPMKAKEGEVYTPREVIKLLIEILDPKPGESVYDPASASNGMLIVSYKHVEDKYGKSEVDRLFLYGQEANQKTLALGRMNLYIHDIKNANLAYGDTLLYPKFKEGEGLKQFDVVIANPPWNQDGYDEEVIKKGEFWKQRFRYGFVPKQSADWAWVQHMLASAKDDTGRVGVVIDNGCLFRGGKEQAIRSRMLEDDLIDGVILLPEKLFYNTGAPGALIFLNKNKPEERKGKVLFINASSEFEQHPEVRKLNRLGEVHIQRIAEAYRKFGASDGFVRAVPLDEIKENDYNLNVTLYVFPQEAQEEIDIGREWEELRSIEKEIAKVEENIQGYLNEVM, via the coding sequence ATGGCAAAGGTGGAATTTAAAGTACCAACATGGGTCGAGAAAAGATATTCTTTGTTATGGGATTCATTCAGCGATTCTGAATTTAATATTGAGCAAGCTGCAAAAATATTGGAAGAGAAAAATAAAGATAGAAGGGAAGAAATACCCGTTTACCTTTCTGAAATAAGAAAGGCCGGATGGCTCAACGACGAACCGGATCCAAATGATGCAAGAAAAAGGATATACAAACTAAAGAGCAAGGAAAAAATCATTGGTGAGATTTTCGCTATTACCAATAATAAGTTAGACCGGGGAGAGGTTGAAAGGTTATTAAAAAAGGCAGCAGATCTCATCAGGACAAGGGTTGACTATAAGTTCATTTTAATCCTCCTGTTCCTGAAGAGATTCAGCGATAAGTGGGAGCTTGAATTCGAGAAAGCATATAGGGAAGCTATTGAGGATGGTCTAAGCGAGGATGAGGCAAAGGAAGAAGCCAAAAATTCCGCGTATCACGATTTTGACTTTCCTCCCGAGTTCTTGTGGGATAATATCAGAAAAGATGTAAGTACACTTCCAGAAAAGCTATCCCATGCATTGAAGACATTAGCTGAGCGAAATCCCCATTTAAAGGATGTCCTTGATAATGTTGATTTTATCCAGTTCACCACAAGCAGGGAAAATGCCGAAATATTGCGGCAGCTTGTAGAACTTTTCAGTATTCAGAAGCTCCACCATGTCTCGCCCGATATTCTCGGGGATGCATACGAGTGGATTTTAAGATATTTCGCGCCGATGAAAGCAAAAGAGGGAGAGGTTTACACTCCGAGAGAGGTTATCAAGCTCCTGATCGAGATTCTTGACCCCAAGCCGGGAGAGAGCGTGTATGACCCTGCATCAGCCTCTAACGGTATGCTGATCGTTTCGTACAAGCATGTTGAAGACAAGTATGGGAAGTCAGAGGTTGATAGGTTGTTCCTTTATGGCCAGGAGGCAAACCAGAAGACTCTTGCGCTTGGCAGGATGAACCTTTATATCCATGATATAAAAAATGCCAATCTTGCATATGGCGATACTTTGCTATATCCCAAATTCAAAGAAGGTGAGGGGCTGAAACAATTCGATGTGGTCATTGCCAATCCTCCATGGAACCAGGATGGCTATGATGAGGAAGTCATAAAGAAGGGCGAGTTCTGGAAGCAGCGCTTCAGATACGGTTTTGTCCCGAAGCAATCAGCAGACTGGGCATGGGTGCAGCACATGCTTGCAAGCGCAAAGGATGATACTGGAAGGGTGGGTGTGGTTATTGATAACGGCTGCCTTTTCAGGGGCGGCAAGGAGCAGGCAATCAGGAGCAGGATGCTGGAGGATGATTTAATCGATGGAGTGATACTGCTGCCTGAGAAACTATTTTATAATACAGGAGCGCCGGGCGCCCTGATATTTCTGAATAAGAATAAGCCGGAGGAGAGGAAAGGCAAGGTTCTGTTCATTAACGCCAGCAGCGAGTTCGAGCAGCACCCCGAGGTAAGAAAGCTCAACAGGCTCGGCGAGGTGCATATACAGAGGATTGCGGAGGCTTACAGGAAATTTGGCGCTAGCGATGGGTTTGTTCGCGCAGTTCCTCTGGATGAGATAAAAGAGAATGATTATAACCTGAACGTTACGCTCTATGTTTTTCCACAGGAGGCGCAGGAGGAAATAGATATAGGCAGGGAATGGGAGGAGTTGCGTAGCATAGAGAAAGAAATCGCAAAGGTAGAGGAAAATATCCAGGGGTATCTGAATGAGGTCATGTAA
- a CDS encoding SemiSWEET family transporter, whose product MEWYLIGSGAALLTTFGFVPQIIKMHRTKSARDVSPATLYQFCAGVVLWTLYGIHLGDIIIIAANAVSFMTLVVAIVLYHYYSMK is encoded by the coding sequence ATGGAATGGTATTTGATAGGAAGTGGGGCTGCGCTCCTCACAACATTCGGGTTCGTGCCGCAGATAATAAAAATGCACAGGACAAAATCGGCCAGGGATGTCAGCCCTGCCACGCTTTACCAGTTCTGCGCAGGGGTTGTCCTCTGGACGCTGTATGGCATCCACCTGGGGGATATCATCATTATTGCGGCCAACGCCGTCAGTTTCATGACGCTTGTCGTGGCAATAGTTTTGTATCATTATTATAGTATGAAATAA
- a CDS encoding class I SAM-dependent methyltransferase, whose amino-acid sequence MRRIVSKKIEQYCRENTTLESGILRELVAETYARTAFPEMQIGHLEGAFLKMLVRIAKARRVLELGTFTGYSSLVMAEALPENGKLITCDNDPDATEIARRYWSRSGHGKKIELKLGPALDTLKTLEGPFDMVFIDADKENYINYWELCMPKTISGGMLVVDNVLWSGDVLDPHDETSRAIAEFNRHVYNDKRVEVVMIPIRDGVTVARKF is encoded by the coding sequence ATGAGGAGAATTGTATCGAAGAAAATCGAGCAATACTGCAGAGAAAATACCACTCTGGAGTCCGGAATCCTGCGCGAACTTGTCGCAGAGACTTATGCAAGAACAGCGTTTCCTGAAATGCAAATAGGGCATCTTGAAGGCGCATTTCTTAAGATGCTCGTTCGAATCGCGAAAGCAAGGCGCGTTCTTGAGCTGGGAACATTTACGGGCTACAGCTCGCTTGTCATGGCAGAGGCGCTGCCAGAGAATGGAAAACTGATAACATGCGATAATGATCCCGATGCTACAGAAATCGCAAGACGTTACTGGAGCCGGAGCGGGCATGGAAAAAAGATAGAACTCAAACTTGGTCCTGCGCTTGATACACTTAAAACCCTCGAAGGCCCTTTCGATATGGTGTTTATCGATGCCGATAAGGAGAATTATATTAATTATTGGGAATTATGCATGCCAAAAACGATCTCAGGCGGTATGTTGGTCGTTGATAACGTACTCTGGAGCGGTGATGTACTTGATCCCCATGATGAAACAAGTAGAGCAATTGCCGAATTCAACAGGCATGTTTACAACGATAAACGGGTGGAAGTCGTCATGATCCCGATACGCGATGGAGTGACAGTGGCGCGGAAGTTCTGA
- the serA gene encoding phosphoglycerate dehydrogenase: MKVLVSDPVAEQGIEILKREFDVDISTGLQPSDLIKKIGNYEALIVRSETQVTKDVINAGKKLKIIGRAGVGVDNIDVSAATERGIIVVNAPEGNTISAAEHTIAMIMAISRNIPQANASLKGKKWERKKFMGVEVRDKVLGVVGLGRIGSEVAKRAQGMEMKILAYDPFISPERAKDLGVELTTVEDIVKRADYITVHTPLTKETKDLISTREFGVMRKGARVINCARGGIINEEALAKAVKDGIVSAAAIDVFVKEPPFDSPLLGLDNVVVTPHLGASTEEAQINVAVSVAEQIVNALKGLPVKNAINMPYIKAEVMQILEPYFPLAEKMGKLCMQLIGSNYEKVEISYCGEISEQNVAPLTLAVLKGLLEPVLGAGVNYVNAPGIAKDRRIMVIESKSKTSADYPSQISVKLSKKDEEKVVSGTVIGKEPRIVQIDEYRIDVIPTGFMIVTRIEDHPNIIGPCCMILGKNNINIAGMQVGRITAGGKAIMVLNIDSEVESGILDDIRSVDGIIDAKLVAL, translated from the coding sequence GTGAAAGTACTTGTAAGCGACCCCGTGGCCGAACAGGGTATTGAGATATTAAAAAGAGAATTTGATGTTGATATATCAACGGGTCTTCAACCGTCAGACTTGATCAAGAAGATAGGGAATTATGAAGCGCTAATTGTGCGCTCCGAGACGCAGGTGACAAAAGATGTCATAAATGCGGGCAAAAAGCTCAAGATCATCGGGCGTGCAGGCGTGGGCGTGGATAATATTGATGTCAGCGCCGCAACAGAGCGCGGGATCATCGTAGTCAATGCACCGGAAGGCAACACGATCTCAGCGGCCGAGCATACAATAGCAATGATAATGGCCATATCACGGAATATCCCTCAGGCCAATGCATCGCTTAAAGGCAAGAAGTGGGAACGGAAAAAGTTCATGGGGGTCGAGGTAAGGGACAAGGTGCTGGGAGTTGTTGGGCTCGGGAGAATAGGTTCTGAAGTCGCAAAGCGTGCTCAGGGCATGGAGATGAAGATCCTGGCGTATGACCCGTTCATATCGCCGGAGAGGGCCAAAGACCTGGGTGTGGAGCTAACCACGGTTGAAGATATAGTCAAACGTGCGGATTACATCACCGTACATACCCCGCTCACAAAAGAGACCAAAGACCTCATCAGTACCAGGGAATTCGGGGTGATGAGAAAAGGTGCCCGAGTAATCAACTGCGCGAGAGGAGGCATCATAAACGAAGAAGCTCTTGCAAAAGCCGTCAAAGATGGAATAGTCAGCGCCGCGGCGATCGATGTCTTTGTAAAAGAGCCGCCGTTTGACAGCCCGCTTCTTGGTCTGGATAATGTTGTAGTGACCCCTCATCTGGGAGCATCGACCGAGGAGGCCCAGATCAATGTGGCAGTTTCTGTGGCCGAGCAGATAGTCAATGCACTCAAAGGGCTGCCCGTAAAGAACGCCATCAACATGCCGTATATTAAAGCCGAGGTCATGCAGATCCTTGAGCCGTATTTCCCTCTTGCAGAAAAAATGGGTAAGCTCTGCATGCAGCTTATAGGGAGCAATTATGAAAAAGTGGAGATATCATACTGCGGGGAGATATCCGAGCAGAATGTGGCTCCATTAACACTTGCCGTACTGAAGGGACTGCTTGAGCCGGTACTGGGTGCAGGTGTGAATTATGTTAATGCGCCCGGAATTGCAAAAGATCGAAGGATAATGGTAATAGAGAGCAAGTCAAAAACCTCTGCGGATTATCCGAGCCAGATCTCCGTCAAATTAAGCAAGAAGGATGAGGAGAAAGTGGTCAGCGGTACCGTCATAGGGAAAGAACCGCGCATCGTTCAGATAGATGAATACAGGATCGATGTTATTCCCACAGGTTTTATGATTGTGACAAGAATCGAAGACCATCCCAATATCATAGGCCCATGCTGCATGATCCTGGGAAAGAACAATATCAATATCGCAGGCATGCAGGTAGGCAGGATAACCGCAGGTGGCAAAGCAATAATGGTGCTCAACATCGATAGCGAGGTGGAGAGCGGGATTCTGGACGATATAAGGTCTGTTGATGGTATCATTGATGCGAAGCTCGTAGCATTGTAG
- a CDS encoding dihydroorotate dehydrogenase has translation MLSLTLTRLKLKNPLMLAAGIMGTTGGSLKRIALEGAGAVVTKSIGLEPKGGHRNPSMVEVDCGYLNAMGLPNPSFRNFQDEIDIAREGGVPVVASIFGGCTEEFSEIAGTIKADALELNVSCPHAHGYGADIGTDSGLVEDITHEVKKAAQVPVWVKLTPNVTDIKSIGLGAQRGGADAVVAINTLRGMAIDIESGYPILGNRFGGLSGRAIKPVAIKCVYDLYEALDIPVIGVGGISDWKDAVEFIMAGARAVQIGSAVGNNMDIFMDISSGMEAFLKEKELTLEEIYGMAHEL, from the coding sequence ATGCTGTCTCTGACACTTACACGACTTAAACTCAAGAACCCCCTGATGCTTGCAGCAGGGATAATGGGCACAACGGGCGGTTCCCTGAAAAGAATAGCACTGGAGGGGGCAGGTGCAGTGGTCACAAAATCCATCGGCTTAGAACCGAAGGGAGGGCACAGAAACCCGAGCATGGTAGAGGTAGATTGCGGTTATCTGAACGCAATGGGTCTTCCAAATCCTTCCTTCAGGAACTTCCAGGATGAGATCGATATTGCCAGAGAGGGGGGCGTGCCAGTTGTCGCCAGCATTTTCGGGGGATGTACTGAAGAATTTTCGGAAATCGCCGGTACAATCAAAGCAGATGCTCTTGAACTCAATGTAAGTTGTCCGCATGCCCATGGATACGGCGCTGATATCGGCACGGACTCTGGTCTGGTCGAGGATATTACTCATGAGGTCAAAAAAGCCGCTCAAGTGCCTGTCTGGGTTAAGCTCACGCCCAATGTCACGGATATCAAGAGCATAGGACTTGGGGCGCAGCGTGGGGGGGCTGATGCTGTGGTGGCGATAAACACCCTTCGCGGCATGGCCATAGATATCGAAAGTGGCTATCCGATCCTTGGCAACAGGTTTGGAGGTCTCTCGGGCCGCGCCATCAAACCTGTGGCGATAAAATGCGTTTATGACCTCTATGAAGCCCTCGATATACCTGTGATAGGTGTTGGCGGGATTTCAGATTGGAAAGATGCTGTGGAGTTCATCATGGCAGGCGCACGCGCCGTGCAAATAGGCTCCGCAGTGGGGAACAATATGGATATTTTCATGGATATTTCCTCAGGCATGGAAGCTTTTTTGAAGGAAAAGGAATTGACCCTTGAAGAGATATACGGGATGGCGCATGAATTATGA
- the tcmP gene encoding three-Cys-motif partner protein TcmP: MDIVRHTLKKYEIIEKYLGACKILFESERKPNFLYIDGYSGPGKVHFEDSDWGINKLIAGSPLIAIEKLQPEKSKKISCVFIENDPKNFSDLESYIGEIKNVKCLRGDANIKVVEVLDKIPSFTVVTVLLDITKYNELKWSTVENIAQHEKPYGTDIIIHLPFYTMNAYNNWENDPEGITNFFGCDYWKQLYEKKVNGSLEIREFEEEIVNLYKKRLNEIAGYSVVKSVPIRHVLSLKQTQRTIYYLIYGSNNETAAKNIMDYVMDDKKLYKYLNKYIKTLEEWGKLETKKNEKIPTIFDFDKSKD; the protein is encoded by the coding sequence TTGGACATAGTTAGACATACTCTGAAAAAATATGAAATCATTGAAAAATATCTTGGGGCGTGTAAGATTTTATTTGAATCCGAGCGAAAGCCAAATTTTCTCTATATAGATGGATACTCGGGCCCGGGAAAAGTACATTTTGAAGATTCTGATTGGGGAATAAATAAATTGATTGCTGGTTCTCCTCTAATAGCAATTGAAAAACTGCAACCTGAAAAATCAAAAAAAATAAGCTGTGTTTTTATAGAAAATGATCCTAAAAATTTTAGTGATTTAGAAAGCTATATTGGTGAAATAAAAAATGTGAAATGTTTGAGAGGAGATGCAAACATAAAAGTTGTTGAAGTTCTAGATAAAATTCCCTCATTCACTGTAGTCACTGTTTTGTTGGATATCACAAAATACAATGAACTAAAATGGAGTACTGTTGAAAATATTGCTCAACATGAAAAACCTTATGGTACCGACATTATTATTCATCTGCCATTTTATACTATGAATGCGTATAATAATTGGGAAAATGATCCTGAAGGTATTACAAATTTCTTTGGCTGTGATTATTGGAAACAACTCTATGAAAAAAAGGTAAACGGATCATTGGAAATTCGTGAATTTGAAGAAGAAATTGTTAATTTGTACAAGAAAAGGTTAAATGAGATAGCTGGTTATTCGGTCGTTAAAAGTGTACCAATAAGGCATGTTCTGTCCTTAAAACAAACACAGAGAACAATATATTATCTGATTTATGGGAGTAATAATGAGACGGCTGCAAAAAACATTATGGATTATGTCATGGACGATAAGAAATTATATAAATATTTAAATAAATATATAAAAACTTTAGAAGAATGGGGGAAATTAGAAACAAAAAAGAATGAAAAGATACCGACGATTTTTGATTTTGATAAATCAAAAGATTGA
- a CDS encoding type II toxin-antitoxin system PemK/MazF family toxin, with the protein MELIKRGNIYWVKLDPIEGSEIGKTRPAVVISNDINNELAETVTILPITSSLEKVI; encoded by the coding sequence ATGGAATTGATTAAAAGGGGTAATATTTATTGGGTCAAACTCGACCCAATTGAAGGATCTGAGATTGGGAAAACCAGACCTGCCGTTGTAATTTCAAACGATATTAATAATGAATTGGCTGAAACTGTAACCATTCTTCCTATCACTTCAAGCTTAGAAAAGGTTATCTAA
- a CDS encoding Fic family protein, which translates to MFKPNFRYTDKMVNNLTQIAVARELILNSPLVPKWEVALRREAIVRSAHSSTSIEGNRLSLEQVSDLAHGREVMAERKDRLEVLNYLEALENIDKLTDGEEITEKDLLKAHKMLTQETLENPSDCGAYRSRYVVVGNRLTGEIFFRPPSNEDVPKLVRALLEWLNSPEADAFDPVIEAGITHYELVRIHPFVDGNGRTARVLATLILYLRGFDSKQFFCLDDYYDSDRPSYYRALQGVDQNTLDLTNWLEYFVEGVRVSIEAVKERVVRLSSERLRKAQKGQIALTERQMMIVEFINRNERITNRDVREMFKISSQAAHKELIKLVRLDVVEPAGRGRSLSYRLKQG; encoded by the coding sequence ATGTTCAAACCAAATTTTCGTTATACCGATAAGATGGTGAATAATCTGACACAGATTGCCGTCGCGAGAGAACTAATTCTGAATTCCCCATTAGTTCCTAAATGGGAAGTTGCCCTTCGCCGCGAGGCAATCGTGAGAAGTGCCCACTCCTCTACCAGTATAGAAGGAAATAGATTATCCCTTGAGCAAGTCAGCGATTTGGCTCACGGACGCGAAGTAATGGCAGAGCGAAAGGATAGGCTGGAGGTCTTAAACTATCTTGAGGCACTGGAAAATATTGATAAGCTAACCGACGGCGAGGAGATTACCGAGAAAGACCTTTTGAAGGCCCACAAAATGCTGACACAAGAAACTTTGGAAAATCCTTCTGATTGCGGCGCCTATCGCAGTCGTTACGTAGTTGTTGGGAACAGGTTAACCGGCGAGATTTTCTTCAGACCGCCTTCAAATGAAGACGTCCCCAAGCTGGTAAGGGCTCTGCTAGAGTGGCTTAACTCCCCCGAAGCCGATGCATTTGATCCCGTCATCGAAGCCGGGATAACCCACTACGAATTGGTTAGAATCCATCCTTTTGTGGACGGCAATGGCAGAACGGCGCGCGTCCTTGCTACCCTGATACTCTACCTGCGGGGCTTTGATTCCAAGCAGTTCTTCTGCTTAGATGATTACTACGATTCGGACAGACCTTCTTATTACAGGGCGCTTCAAGGCGTTGACCAGAATACACTTGATTTAACTAATTGGCTCGAGTATTTCGTGGAAGGGGTCAGGGTCAGTATTGAAGCAGTGAAGGAGAGGGTTGTAAGGCTCAGCAGCGAAAGGCTGAGAAAGGCACAGAAAGGACAGATTGCCCTTACAGAGAGGCAGATGATGATTGTGGAGTTCATAAACCGCAATGAGAGGATAACGAATCGGGACGTAAGAGAGATGTTCAAGATTTCTTCACAGGCTGCTCATAAAGAGCTTATCAAGCTGGTTAGATTAGATGTTGTTGAGCCGGCTGGAAGAGGGCGAAGCCTTTCCTATCGCTTAAAACAAGGTTGA
- a CDS encoding dihydroorotate dehydrogenase electron transfer subunit, protein MKPVNAVITKVVDETPTIRTFFFDTSFESIPGQFVMVWIRGVDEIPMALSYENAITVQKVGPATSALFELEECDSIGIRGPYGKGFEIKKGHVLMIAGGVGAAPLAPLAEKAYEESVKVTTLLGAKTKDELLFRKRFEAAGEVRVATDDGSEGMHGYVTQLLDDAKSYNQIYCCGPEVMMKKVLDKVPTSKAQFSLHRYIKCGLGICGACCVDGLRVCKDGPVFSGDVLKKTEFGIYRRNECGERVRV, encoded by the coding sequence ATGAAACCTGTTAATGCAGTAATCACAAAAGTAGTTGATGAGACTCCCACCATCCGGACTTTCTTCTTTGATACCTCCTTTGAATCAATTCCGGGGCAATTCGTGATGGTCTGGATCAGGGGAGTGGATGAGATCCCCATGGCACTTTCATACGAAAATGCTATAACGGTGCAGAAGGTCGGGCCTGCGACATCAGCATTGTTCGAGCTTGAAGAATGCGACTCGATAGGCATTAGAGGGCCTTACGGCAAGGGATTTGAGATAAAGAAAGGGCACGTTCTGATGATCGCGGGTGGAGTTGGGGCAGCTCCCCTGGCGCCGCTGGCTGAAAAGGCCTATGAGGAGAGCGTAAAGGTTACGACGCTGCTCGGCGCAAAGACAAAGGATGAGTTGCTGTTCAGGAAGCGCTTTGAAGCAGCAGGAGAGGTACGGGTTGCCACTGACGATGGCTCGGAAGGAATGCATGGGTATGTGACACAGTTGCTCGATGATGCAAAAAGCTATAATCAGATATACTGCTGCGGCCCCGAGGTCATGATGAAAAAAGTACTCGATAAAGTCCCGACGTCAAAAGCACAGTTCAGCCTCCATCGCTATATCAAATGCGGATTGGGGATATGCGGGGCGTGCTGTGTGGACGGGCTGCGGGTTTGTAAGGACGGGCCTGTGTTCTCTGGCGATGTTTTGAAGAAGACCGAGTTTGGGATTTACAGGAGGAACGAGTGCGGGGAGAGGGTTAGGGTGTGA
- a CDS encoding roadblock/LC7 domain-containing protein, which translates to MATKAELYLHLLQELKKSSNDILSTAIVTNDGLVMSSASSNGIDNETFAAYGAATFRYAGETMEELSKETNDTLLCESKNHRVMIIRSGDDALLVVMTGKNAQMGLVLFEMQKAAQKIKEI; encoded by the coding sequence ATGGCAACAAAAGCTGAATTATATCTGCACCTGCTTCAAGAATTAAAGAAATCCTCCAATGATATCCTGAGCACGGCCATAGTGACCAATGACGGATTGGTTATGTCAAGCGCCTCATCCAATGGGATAGACAATGAGACATTTGCGGCATATGGCGCCGCGACGTTCAGGTATGCCGGGGAGACCATGGAGGAGCTTTCAAAAGAAACCAATGACACATTGCTCTGTGAATCAAAAAATCACAGGGTCATGATAATCCGCAGTGGAGATGATGCTCTTCTTGTTGTAATGACCGGAAAGAATGCGCAAATGGGCCTGGTGCTGTTTGAAATGCAAAAAGCAGCCCAAAAAATAAAGGAAATTTGA
- the ribC gene encoding riboflavin synthase — MPKVGIADTTFSRINMGKIAIDELKKGASLQVERYTVPGVKDLPVACKKLMEEKGCDIVMALGMPGSQPIDKMCAHEASQGIIQAQLMTNKHIIEVFVHEDEAGDEKELAWLMEKRTREHAQNVIKLLFHQEKLQREAGTGQRQGFADVGAIR, encoded by the coding sequence ATGCCAAAAGTTGGAATCGCTGATACTACATTCTCGCGCATCAATATGGGGAAAATAGCGATCGACGAGCTGAAAAAAGGTGCATCCCTGCAGGTCGAACGCTACACGGTGCCGGGAGTCAAAGACCTGCCCGTAGCCTGCAAGAAACTGATGGAGGAAAAAGGATGCGATATTGTCATGGCTCTTGGTATGCCGGGTTCGCAGCCGATCGACAAGATGTGCGCCCATGAAGCTTCACAGGGCATAATCCAGGCGCAGTTGATGACAAATAAACACATAATCGAAGTTTTTGTGCATGAGGATGAAGCCGGGGATGAGAAGGAGCTTGCATGGCTTATGGAAAAACGCACGCGTGAGCATGCGCAGAATGTTATAAAGTTGTTGTTCCACCAGGAAAAACTTCAGCGTGAGGCCGGCACCGGTCAGAGGCAGGGTTTTGCCGATGTCGGAGCGATAAGGTAG
- a CDS encoding restriction endonuclease subunit S encodes MTGIGEIPGEWAVVRIGDICKVVTGGTPSTMHPEYFGGTIKWLKSGDIKELYIYDTEEKITQSGIENSNAKIHPPGTVAIALSGRGQTRGKTAIIKRPMACSQSVAIMIPNSELVPEYLHYNLSNRYLEIRNLTGHYDRSGLNLAIVSNINIPLPPLPEQRRIAEVLGTVDSAIQKVGGAIESTERLKKGMMQRLLTRGIGHERFKESDVGRVPEEWGVSRLGDVCNHRSEITMPSGKGENKFVGLEHINPGELKIHTYQLDTDVKSSKFRFRRGDILYGKLRPYLDKAVIADFDGICSTDLLVLTNAENRALAEFLIYLIHSNQFIQNSISATSGTNHPRTSWKEISKFKFGLPPLSEQRRIAEILSAADRKLELERRRKEKLERVKKGLMNELLTGRKRVKIRN; translated from the coding sequence ATGACAGGAATCGGGGAGATACCGGGGGAGTGGGCAGTGGTAAGAATAGGTGATATTTGTAAAGTAGTGACAGGTGGGACGCCAAGTACAATGCATCCAGAGTATTTTGGAGGCACTATAAAATGGCTTAAATCTGGTGATATTAAAGAACTTTATATTTATGATACCGAAGAAAAAATTACGCAGTCGGGTATAGAAAACTCAAATGCAAAAATTCATCCGCCTGGCACCGTTGCTATTGCTTTATCCGGGAGGGGACAAACAAGAGGAAAAACTGCCATAATAAAAAGACCGATGGCCTGTAGCCAATCTGTTGCCATAATGATACCAAATTCGGAACTTGTTCCAGAATATCTGCACTATAATTTATCAAACAGATATTTGGAAATAAGAAACTTGACTGGGCATTATGATAGAAGTGGCCTTAATTTAGCAATCGTTAGCAACATAAATATCCCCCTCCCCCCTCTCCCCGAACAGCGCCGCATTGCCGAAGTCCTGGGCACGGTTGACAGCGCCATCCAGAAGGTGGGCGGCGCCATCGAGAGCACGGAGCGCCTGAAGAAGGGGATGATGCAGAGGCTGCTGACGAGGGGGATAGGGCATGAGAGGTTTAAGGAGAGCGATGTTGGGAGGGTGCCGGAGGAATGGGGGGTGTCGAGGCTGGGGGATGTATGTAACCATAGAAGTGAAATCACTATGCCTTCAGGAAAAGGAGAGAATAAATTTGTGGGATTGGAACACATAAACCCAGGTGAACTAAAAATACATACATATCAGTTAGATACTGATGTTAAAAGTTCTAAATTTAGATTTCGCAGAGGAGATATATTATATGGAAAGCTACGACCTTATCTTGACAAAGCTGTTATAGCAGATTTTGATGGCATTTGTTCAACAGATTTATTAGTTTTAACCAATGCTGAAAATAGAGCGTTGGCAGAATTTCTTATATATTTAATTCATTCAAATCAATTTATTCAAAATTCAATTTCTGCAACATCTGGAACAAACCATCCCAGAACTTCTTGGAAGGAAATAAGCAAATTTAAATTTGGACTTCCCCCTCTCTCCGAACAGCGCCGCATCGCCGAGATTTTGAGCGCCGCTGACAGGAAGCTGGAGCTTGAGCGCAGGAGGAAGGAGAAGCTGGAGAGGGTGAAGAAGGGGCTTATGAATGAGCTGCTGACTGGGAGGAAGAGAGTTAAGATCCGAAATTAA